In Macaca nemestrina isolate mMacNem1 chromosome 11, mMacNem.hap1, whole genome shotgun sequence, a single window of DNA contains:
- the LOC105483186 gene encoding homeobox protein Hox-D1: MSSYLEYVSCSSGGGVGGDVLSLAPKFSRSDVRPVALQPAFSRGSGDGAFVSCLPLAAARPSPSPPATPARPPAPPPAAPQYAPCTLEGSYEPGAAPAAAGAGTDYGFLGPGPAYDFPGVLGRAADDGGAHVHYATSAVFSGGGSFLLRGQVDYAAFGEPGPFPACLKEPADGHPGAFQTASPAPGTYPKSVSPASGLPAAFSTFEWMKVKRNASKKSKLAQYGTANPSSAIRTNFSTKQLTELEKEFHFNKYLTRARRIEIANCLQLNDTQVKIWFQNRRMKQKKREREGLLATAIPVAPLQLPLSGTTPTKFIKNPGSPSQSQEPS, encoded by the exons ATGAGCTCTTATCTGGAGTACGTGTCGTGCAGCAGCGGCGGCGGGGTCGGCGGCGACGTGCTCAGCTTGGCACCCAAGTTCTCCCGCTCCGACGTCCGGCCCGTGGCTCTGCAGCCCGCCTTCTCCCGGGGCAGCGGCGACGGTGCCTTTGTCAGCTGTCTGCCCCTGGCCGCCGCCAGACCCTCGCCTTCGCCCCCGGCCACCCCCGCGCGGCCGCCGGCACCGCCTCCGGCCGCGCCCCAGTACGCGCCGTGCACCCTGGAGGGGAGCTACGAACCGGGTGCGGCACCTGCCGCGGCAGGGGCGGGCACGGACTACGGCTTCCTGGGGCCCGGGCCCGCGTACGACTTCCCGGGCGTGCTGGGGCGGGCGGCAGACGACGGCGGGGCTCACGTCCACTACGCCACCTCGGCCGTCTTCTCGGGCGGCGGCTCATTCCTCCTCAGAGGCCAGGTGGATTACGCGGCCTTCGGCGAGCCCGGCCCCTTCCCGGCGTGTCTCAAAGAGCCAGCCGACGGCCACCCTGGTGCTTTCCAGACCGCATCCCCGGCCCCGGGCACCTACCCCAAGTCCGTCTCTCCCGCCTCCGGCCTCCCCGCCGCCTTCAGCACGTTCGAGTGGATGAAAGTGAAGAGGAACGCCTCTAAGAAAA GCAAACTCGCCCAGTATGGGACCGCTAACCCGTCCAGCGCGATCCGCACGAATTTCAGCACCAAGCAACTGACAGAACTGGAAAAAGAGTTTCATTTCAATAAGTACTTAACTCGAGCCCGACGCATCGAGATAGCCAACTGCTTGCAACTGAATGACACGCAAGTCAAAATCTGGTTCCAGAACCGCAGgatgaaacagaagaaaagggaACGAGAAGGGCTTCTGGCCACGGCCATTCCTGTGGCTCCCCTCCAACTTCCCCTCTCTGGAACAACCCCCACCAAGTTTATCAAGAACCCCGGCAGCCCTTCTCAGTCCCAAGAGCCTTCGTGA